A portion of the Drosophila sechellia strain sech25 chromosome 2R, ASM438219v1, whole genome shotgun sequence genome contains these proteins:
- the LOC6609231 gene encoding KN motif and ankyrin repeat domain-containing protein 1 isoform X1: MSVRPNNAGDMLLHNSVIGGYDESKFAEKITHLTPTEQEAVKRFWRSLVLRSQRAFIEENARPIASSANPESPAVMTRSVRSCNCCPYGYHIDLDFVRYCEALAHEKPSEEEQRRRDRRRSRKSMEFMLGFESLFGGDWQAESRVQGKLSETSHESEPDSPHPIGGGGASHMSQSYTTTPCYRPRSSSVPRFTYGSIPPRSESPFGTASSTCSSLRGGVESDAGIYHQRHRPAISPPETRAFLHEALDEVCSDFERTLERTSVKRRKSPYGAGSQSMDRNNNKLSLSISNGHGALKELKSHRLGNSTWDRHFHVADSCIGGNQSPTGTPRPFLRSNTLPLRQRPSPAEVQYESYVQATVAANAKSPVEQLESAKSPGAPPPPPPRRHHLLATTPTGKPTFKEDRPQENGSVSSSSLQSPVISETGQTTADAQALFQIREQMALSLRRLKDLEEQVKVIPDMELELNSLRSEKQKLLRRNEELMRSQRQTPSPPSPGLKTASPVQFTPQRISPVSLESLGARMRSSSTSASPSPSVVRRDVSTQAVVRPPATRDVSVGHQPTTRNVGVQPSETFYSKEELDKKVEQALTNAQKQQLRKLISVGTQMYVPQRDQKDSGVQTTPERPKLKYNVGVTAKPATRENFTSCKPDVRHVGSSDDRLDDVLCEKCAVSKKTVACGPETPAEKVKPAPQMPGRSNTFSLGENETVSVVRKTIGCQTPVTLVLSSGSQTTTAVVRSTGAQVNPQQQHSGVQCATEQVSRQTDTKGLQRLTRSQTKTEQVSESTSRPPTRHTASNTDKVEEPEPAKVRTSHSACNTEEVRKRDVGCGDIVKPHISIACAANYCDSCKEAIQDLARGFSKASPTATRTGGAVRRSTSADSRIPRPKHLSSPSPVRKEFMRQNTYTLATPSPTPSPQVERKARLSSLQEKPPSVSSFQASEPLPESQSFIRQPQKDSLDLSLLGEDELIVREEKRVSISWSRDASPAPLMTSSGTTKSESPEQEPAMSSSSDSSPPIDVQIAQGARKKSSTPLKSSQSEGSQVTVIEQPATKAQLHQLAQADSEPRKKTELSQSLKDALKIINDSLLKKLGAKPISSQSLKSAKATIQDNWFNNSSTGKSDPHQVEDYLDYFESLSIPLLEYCVNLSDSNGNTAMHYAVSHGNFDVVSILLDSKVCDVNQMNNAGYTSVMLVSLAKLKQPAHRTVVERLFKMADVNIRAKKHCQTALMLAVSHGNGDMVNMLLDAGADINIQDEDGSTALMCAAEHGRVDVIKHLLSHPECDSLVTDVDGSTAFKIAWQAGHRDVGLLIYVHEQMLRSKLPNRGDATRSSLISPPRHKRQPSQ, translated from the exons ATGAGTGTTCGCCCCAATAACGCCGGCGATATGTTGCTACACAATTCCGTAATCGGTGGCTACGATGAGTCAAAGTTTGCCGAAAAGATAACCCACCTGACGCCCACCGAACAGGAAGCAGTTAAGCGGTTCTGGAG GTCGCTGGTTTTGCGAAGTCAACGCGCCTTCATTGAGGAAAATG CTCGTCCAATCGCGTCCTCCGCGAATCCCGAATCTCCTGCGGTCATGACTCGCTCGGTGcgcagctgcaactgctgtCCCTATGGCTACCACATCGACCTGGACTTTGTGCGCTACTGCGAGGCCCTGGCCCATGAGAAGCCCAGCGAGGAGGAGCAGCGGCGGCGGGATCGCAGGAGATCCCGAAAGTCCATGGAGTTCATGCTGGGATTCGAGAGCCTCTTCGGAGGCGACTGGCAGGCAGAGTCCAGGGTACAGGGAAAGCTTAGCGAG ACCTCACACGAAAGCGAACCAGATTCGCCACATCCCATTGGCGGAGGAGGTGCGTCGCATATGTCGCAGTCGTATACGACCACTCCGTGCTACCGACCGCGTTCGTCATCCGTGCCGCGTTTCACCTATGGCAGCATACCGCCTCGATCTGAATCGCCCTTCGGCACCGCCTCCTCCACGTGCTCCTCGCTGCGCGGCGGCGTGGAGAGCGATGCTGGGATCTACCATCAGCGGCATCGGCCGGCGATCAGTCCGCCGGAGACGAGGGCCTTCCTCCACGAGGCGCTCGACGAGGTGTGCAGCGACTTCGAACGGACGCTGGAGCGGACTTCCGTGAAGCGGCGCAAGTCTCCCTATGGAGCTGGATCCCAGTCCATGGATCGGAATAACAACAAACTTAGCCTGAGCATCAGTAATGGCCATGGCGCATTGAAGGAGCTCAAGAGTCATCGCCTGGGCAACAGCACGTGGGATCGGCACTTTCATGTGGCAG aTTCCTGCATTGGCGGCAATCAATCGCCCACGGGCACGCCGCGCCCCTTTCTGCGATCCAACACCCTTCCCCTGCGACAGCGACCCAGTCCGGCGGAGGTCCAATATGAAAGCTACGTGCAGGCCACGGTGGCGGCCAATGCCAAGTCGCCGGTGGAGCAGCTGGAGAGCGCAAAGTCTCCAGGTGctccgccaccgccgcctccgAGGCGCCACCACCTGTTGGCCACCACGCCCACGGGAAAACCCACTTTCAAGGAGGATCGACCGCAGGAGAATGGCTCCGTCAGCAGCAGCTCCCTGCAATCGCCTGTCATCTCGGAAACCGGGCAGACCACGGCAGATGCACAAGCTCTGTTCCAGATACGCGAACAAATGGCCCTGAGCCTGAGGCGTCTTAAGGATCTGGAGGAGCAGGTGAAAGTCATACCGGACATGGAG CTGGAACTCAATTCTCTTCGCTCGGAAAAACAGAAATTGCTGCGCAGGAACGAGGAGTTGATGCGAAGTCAACGGCAGACGCCTTCGCCGCCAAGTCCGGGACTCAAGACTGCGTCACCCGTGCAGTTCACTCCCCAAAGGATCAGTCCAGTGTCGCTGGAAAGCCTAGGAGCACGCATGCGCAGCAGTTCCACCTCGGCATCTCCCTCACCAAGCGTTGTTCGTCGGGATGTGTCCACCCAGGCGGTGGTGCGACCACCTGCCACTCGAGATGTGTCCGTTGGCCACCAGCCCACCACACGAAATGTTGGAGTTCAGCCGTCGGAAACTTTCTACTCCAAGGAGGAGCTGGATAAGAAGGTGGAGCAGGCACTAACCAAtgcacaaaaacaacagctgagaAAGCTCATCTCTGTGGGCACTCAAATGTATGTGCCCCAGAGGGACCAAAAGGACAGTGGAGTGCAAACCACACCGGAACGACCAAAACTCAAGTACAATGTGGGAGTCACCGCGAAACCGGCCACAAGGGAGAACTTTACCAGTTGCAAGCCGGATGTGCGTCATGTGGGCAGCTCTGATGATCGCCTGGATGATGTGCTATGCGAAAAGTGCGCCGTCAGCAAGAAAACTGTGGCCTGCGGTCCGGAAACTCCGGCGGAGAAGGTGAAACCTGCTCCCCAAATGCCCGGACGCAGCAACACCTTCAGTTTGGGCGAGAATGAGACCGTATCCGTGGTGCGTAAGACAATTGGATGCCAGACGCCAGTTACCCTGGTCCTCAGTTCTGGAAGTCAAACCACCACGGCTGTTGTTCGTTCCACTGGAGCCCAGGTTAATCCGCAGCAACAGCACTCTGGCGTCCAGTGTGCAACGGAGCAGGTATCCCGACAGACTGATACCAAGGGACTGCAGCGACTCACTCGGAGTCAGACGAAGACGGAACAGGTGTCGGAGTCGACGTCCCGCCCTCCAACCCGACACACAGCCAGCAATACGGACAAGGTGGAGGAACCGGAGCCGGCTAAGGTTCGCACAAGCCACTCCGCCTGCAACACGGAGGAGGTTCGCAAGAGGGATGTGGGCTGTGGCGACATTGTCAAGCCACACATCTCCATTGCCTGTGCAGCCAACTACTGTGATTCCTGCAAGGAGGCCATCCAGGATCTGGCCAGGGGTTTCTCGAAGGCCAGTCCCACGGCAACCAGAACGGGAGGAGCAGTGCGACGCTCCACGTCGGCGGACTCGAGAATTCCGCGACCCAAGCACCTCTCCAGTCCGAGTCCGGTGCGCAAAGAGTTCATGCGACAGAACACCTACACGCTGGCCACGCCCTCGCCAACGCCCAGTCCACAGGTGGAAAGGAAGGCGCGATTGAG CTCCCTGCAAGAGAAGCCACCGTCTGTGTCCAGTTTCCAGGCATCGGAGCCATTGCCCGAATCCCAAAGCTTCATCCGTCAACCGCAGAAGGATTCATTGGATCTGAGTCTCTTGGGCGAGGATGAGTTGATAGTCCGAGAGGAGAAGCGGGTGAGCATCAGCTGGTCGCGCGATGCCTCTCCAGCTCCGCTGATGACCTCCTCGGGCACTACCAAGTCCGAATCACCGGAACAGGAGCCGGCAATGAGCTCCTCAAGTGATTCAAGTCCGCCCATCGACGTCCAGATTGCCCAGGGAGCGCGCAAGAAGTCCAGCACTCCACTCAAATCTAGTCAGAGCGAGGGCTCCCAGGTGACCGTGATCGAACAGCCGGCCACCAAAGCCCAGCTCCACCAGCTGGCCCAGGCGGATTCGGAGCCCCGAAAAAA AACCGAGTTGTCCCAGAGCCTTAAAGACGCCCTCAAGATCATTAACGACTCGCTGCTGAAGAAGCTGGGCGCCAAACCCATATCCTCGCAGAGCCTCAAGTCGGCCAAGGCGACCATTCAGGATAACTGGTTCAACAACTCCAGTACTGGCAAATCCGATCCCCATCAGGTTGAGGATTATCTAGATTACTTTGAATCCCTGTCCATCCCATTGCTGGAGTACTGTGTCAACCTGTCCGACAGTAAT GGCAACACAGCCATGCACTATGCAGTCTCGCACGGCAACTTCGATGTGGTATCCATACTGCTGGATTCTAAGGTTTGCGATGTAAACCAGATGAATAACGCCGGATACACATCGGTGATGCTCGTATCGTTGGCCAAACTGAAGCAGCCCGCCCATCGGACAGTCGTCGAGCGACTGTTCAAGATGGCCGATGTCAACATACGGGCCAAGAAG CACTGCCAGACCGCTTTGATGCTCGCTGTGTCGCATGGTAACGGGGACATGGTCAATATGCTTCTGGACGCCGGAGCGGATATCAATATCCAGGACGAGGACGGCAGCACGGCACTGATGTGCGCCGCCGAGCACGGACGCGTAGATGTGATCAAGCACCTTTTGTCGCATCCCGAGTGCGATTCACTGGTCACCGATGTG GATGGCAGCACGGCCTTCAAGATCGCCTGGCAGGCTGGCCACCGGGATGTGGGACTACTCATCTACGTCCACGAGCAGATGCTGCGAAGCAAGCTGCCAAACCGCGGAGATGCCACAAGGAGCTCCCTGATTTCGCCACCGCGCCACAAGCGCCAGCCATCGCAGTAA
- the LOC6609231 gene encoding KN motif and ankyrin repeat domain-containing protein 1 isoform X3: MSLVLRSQRAFIEENARPIASSANPESPAVMTRSVRSCNCCPYGYHIDLDFVRYCEALAHEKPSEEEQRRRDRRRSRKSMEFMLGFESLFGGDWQAESRVQGKLSETSHESEPDSPHPIGGGGASHMSQSYTTTPCYRPRSSSVPRFTYGSIPPRSESPFGTASSTCSSLRGGVESDAGIYHQRHRPAISPPETRAFLHEALDEVCSDFERTLERTSVKRRKSPYGAGSQSMDRNNNKLSLSISNGHGALKELKSHRLGNSTWDRHFHVADSCIGGNQSPTGTPRPFLRSNTLPLRQRPSPAEVQYESYVQATVAANAKSPVEQLESAKSPGAPPPPPPRRHHLLATTPTGKPTFKEDRPQENGSVSSSSLQSPVISETGQTTADAQALFQIREQMALSLRRLKDLEEQVKVIPDMELELNSLRSEKQKLLRRNEELMRSQRQTPSPPSPGLKTASPVQFTPQRISPVSLESLGARMRSSSTSASPSPSVVRRDVSTQAVVRPPATRDVSVGHQPTTRNVGVQPSETFYSKEELDKKVEQALTNAQKQQLRKLISVGTQMYVPQRDQKDSGVQTTPERPKLKYNVGVTAKPATRENFTSCKPDVRHVGSSDDRLDDVLCEKCAVSKKTVACGPETPAEKVKPAPQMPGRSNTFSLGENETVSVVRKTIGCQTPVTLVLSSGSQTTTAVVRSTGAQVNPQQQHSGVQCATEQVSRQTDTKGLQRLTRSQTKTEQVSESTSRPPTRHTASNTDKVEEPEPAKVRTSHSACNTEEVRKRDVGCGDIVKPHISIACAANYCDSCKEAIQDLARGFSKASPTATRTGGAVRRSTSADSRIPRPKHLSSPSPVRKEFMRQNTYTLATPSPTPSPQVERKARLSSLQEKPPSVSSFQASEPLPESQSFIRQPQKDSLDLSLLGEDELIVREEKRVSISWSRDASPAPLMTSSGTTKSESPEQEPAMSSSSDSSPPIDVQIAQGARKKSSTPLKSSQSEGSQVTVIEQPATKAQLHQLAQADSEPRKKTELSQSLKDALKIINDSLLKKLGAKPISSQSLKSAKATIQDNWFNNSSTGKSDPHQVEDYLDYFESLSIPLLEYCVNLSDSNGNTAMHYAVSHGNFDVVSILLDSKVCDVNQMNNAGYTSVMLVSLAKLKQPAHRTVVERLFKMADVNIRAKKHCQTALMLAVSHGNGDMVNMLLDAGADINIQDEDGSTALMCAAEHGRVDVIKHLLSHPECDSLVTDVDGSTAFKIAWQAGHRDVGLLIYVHEQMLRSKLPNRGDATRSSLISPPRHKRQPSQ, from the exons AT GTCGCTGGTTTTGCGAAGTCAACGCGCCTTCATTGAGGAAAATG CTCGTCCAATCGCGTCCTCCGCGAATCCCGAATCTCCTGCGGTCATGACTCGCTCGGTGcgcagctgcaactgctgtCCCTATGGCTACCACATCGACCTGGACTTTGTGCGCTACTGCGAGGCCCTGGCCCATGAGAAGCCCAGCGAGGAGGAGCAGCGGCGGCGGGATCGCAGGAGATCCCGAAAGTCCATGGAGTTCATGCTGGGATTCGAGAGCCTCTTCGGAGGCGACTGGCAGGCAGAGTCCAGGGTACAGGGAAAGCTTAGCGAG ACCTCACACGAAAGCGAACCAGATTCGCCACATCCCATTGGCGGAGGAGGTGCGTCGCATATGTCGCAGTCGTATACGACCACTCCGTGCTACCGACCGCGTTCGTCATCCGTGCCGCGTTTCACCTATGGCAGCATACCGCCTCGATCTGAATCGCCCTTCGGCACCGCCTCCTCCACGTGCTCCTCGCTGCGCGGCGGCGTGGAGAGCGATGCTGGGATCTACCATCAGCGGCATCGGCCGGCGATCAGTCCGCCGGAGACGAGGGCCTTCCTCCACGAGGCGCTCGACGAGGTGTGCAGCGACTTCGAACGGACGCTGGAGCGGACTTCCGTGAAGCGGCGCAAGTCTCCCTATGGAGCTGGATCCCAGTCCATGGATCGGAATAACAACAAACTTAGCCTGAGCATCAGTAATGGCCATGGCGCATTGAAGGAGCTCAAGAGTCATCGCCTGGGCAACAGCACGTGGGATCGGCACTTTCATGTGGCAG aTTCCTGCATTGGCGGCAATCAATCGCCCACGGGCACGCCGCGCCCCTTTCTGCGATCCAACACCCTTCCCCTGCGACAGCGACCCAGTCCGGCGGAGGTCCAATATGAAAGCTACGTGCAGGCCACGGTGGCGGCCAATGCCAAGTCGCCGGTGGAGCAGCTGGAGAGCGCAAAGTCTCCAGGTGctccgccaccgccgcctccgAGGCGCCACCACCTGTTGGCCACCACGCCCACGGGAAAACCCACTTTCAAGGAGGATCGACCGCAGGAGAATGGCTCCGTCAGCAGCAGCTCCCTGCAATCGCCTGTCATCTCGGAAACCGGGCAGACCACGGCAGATGCACAAGCTCTGTTCCAGATACGCGAACAAATGGCCCTGAGCCTGAGGCGTCTTAAGGATCTGGAGGAGCAGGTGAAAGTCATACCGGACATGGAG CTGGAACTCAATTCTCTTCGCTCGGAAAAACAGAAATTGCTGCGCAGGAACGAGGAGTTGATGCGAAGTCAACGGCAGACGCCTTCGCCGCCAAGTCCGGGACTCAAGACTGCGTCACCCGTGCAGTTCACTCCCCAAAGGATCAGTCCAGTGTCGCTGGAAAGCCTAGGAGCACGCATGCGCAGCAGTTCCACCTCGGCATCTCCCTCACCAAGCGTTGTTCGTCGGGATGTGTCCACCCAGGCGGTGGTGCGACCACCTGCCACTCGAGATGTGTCCGTTGGCCACCAGCCCACCACACGAAATGTTGGAGTTCAGCCGTCGGAAACTTTCTACTCCAAGGAGGAGCTGGATAAGAAGGTGGAGCAGGCACTAACCAAtgcacaaaaacaacagctgagaAAGCTCATCTCTGTGGGCACTCAAATGTATGTGCCCCAGAGGGACCAAAAGGACAGTGGAGTGCAAACCACACCGGAACGACCAAAACTCAAGTACAATGTGGGAGTCACCGCGAAACCGGCCACAAGGGAGAACTTTACCAGTTGCAAGCCGGATGTGCGTCATGTGGGCAGCTCTGATGATCGCCTGGATGATGTGCTATGCGAAAAGTGCGCCGTCAGCAAGAAAACTGTGGCCTGCGGTCCGGAAACTCCGGCGGAGAAGGTGAAACCTGCTCCCCAAATGCCCGGACGCAGCAACACCTTCAGTTTGGGCGAGAATGAGACCGTATCCGTGGTGCGTAAGACAATTGGATGCCAGACGCCAGTTACCCTGGTCCTCAGTTCTGGAAGTCAAACCACCACGGCTGTTGTTCGTTCCACTGGAGCCCAGGTTAATCCGCAGCAACAGCACTCTGGCGTCCAGTGTGCAACGGAGCAGGTATCCCGACAGACTGATACCAAGGGACTGCAGCGACTCACTCGGAGTCAGACGAAGACGGAACAGGTGTCGGAGTCGACGTCCCGCCCTCCAACCCGACACACAGCCAGCAATACGGACAAGGTGGAGGAACCGGAGCCGGCTAAGGTTCGCACAAGCCACTCCGCCTGCAACACGGAGGAGGTTCGCAAGAGGGATGTGGGCTGTGGCGACATTGTCAAGCCACACATCTCCATTGCCTGTGCAGCCAACTACTGTGATTCCTGCAAGGAGGCCATCCAGGATCTGGCCAGGGGTTTCTCGAAGGCCAGTCCCACGGCAACCAGAACGGGAGGAGCAGTGCGACGCTCCACGTCGGCGGACTCGAGAATTCCGCGACCCAAGCACCTCTCCAGTCCGAGTCCGGTGCGCAAAGAGTTCATGCGACAGAACACCTACACGCTGGCCACGCCCTCGCCAACGCCCAGTCCACAGGTGGAAAGGAAGGCGCGATTGAG CTCCCTGCAAGAGAAGCCACCGTCTGTGTCCAGTTTCCAGGCATCGGAGCCATTGCCCGAATCCCAAAGCTTCATCCGTCAACCGCAGAAGGATTCATTGGATCTGAGTCTCTTGGGCGAGGATGAGTTGATAGTCCGAGAGGAGAAGCGGGTGAGCATCAGCTGGTCGCGCGATGCCTCTCCAGCTCCGCTGATGACCTCCTCGGGCACTACCAAGTCCGAATCACCGGAACAGGAGCCGGCAATGAGCTCCTCAAGTGATTCAAGTCCGCCCATCGACGTCCAGATTGCCCAGGGAGCGCGCAAGAAGTCCAGCACTCCACTCAAATCTAGTCAGAGCGAGGGCTCCCAGGTGACCGTGATCGAACAGCCGGCCACCAAAGCCCAGCTCCACCAGCTGGCCCAGGCGGATTCGGAGCCCCGAAAAAA AACCGAGTTGTCCCAGAGCCTTAAAGACGCCCTCAAGATCATTAACGACTCGCTGCTGAAGAAGCTGGGCGCCAAACCCATATCCTCGCAGAGCCTCAAGTCGGCCAAGGCGACCATTCAGGATAACTGGTTCAACAACTCCAGTACTGGCAAATCCGATCCCCATCAGGTTGAGGATTATCTAGATTACTTTGAATCCCTGTCCATCCCATTGCTGGAGTACTGTGTCAACCTGTCCGACAGTAAT GGCAACACAGCCATGCACTATGCAGTCTCGCACGGCAACTTCGATGTGGTATCCATACTGCTGGATTCTAAGGTTTGCGATGTAAACCAGATGAATAACGCCGGATACACATCGGTGATGCTCGTATCGTTGGCCAAACTGAAGCAGCCCGCCCATCGGACAGTCGTCGAGCGACTGTTCAAGATGGCCGATGTCAACATACGGGCCAAGAAG CACTGCCAGACCGCTTTGATGCTCGCTGTGTCGCATGGTAACGGGGACATGGTCAATATGCTTCTGGACGCCGGAGCGGATATCAATATCCAGGACGAGGACGGCAGCACGGCACTGATGTGCGCCGCCGAGCACGGACGCGTAGATGTGATCAAGCACCTTTTGTCGCATCCCGAGTGCGATTCACTGGTCACCGATGTG GATGGCAGCACGGCCTTCAAGATCGCCTGGCAGGCTGGCCACCGGGATGTGGGACTACTCATCTACGTCCACGAGCAGATGCTGCGAAGCAAGCTGCCAAACCGCGGAGATGCCACAAGGAGCTCCCTGATTTCGCCACCGCGCCACAAGCGCCAGCCATCGCAGTAA
- the LOC6609231 gene encoding KN motif and ankyrin repeat domain-containing protein 1 isoform X6 — MVLPMFSSLSSFTCYPLLVSGCSALLVTSLQEKPPSVSSFQASEPLPESQSFIRQPQKDSLDLSLLGEDELIVREEKRVSISWSRDASPAPLMTSSGTTKSESPEQEPAMSSSSDSSPPIDVQIAQGARKKSSTPLKSSQSEGSQVTVIEQPATKAQLHQLAQADSEPRKKTELSQSLKDALKIINDSLLKKLGAKPISSQSLKSAKATIQDNWFNNSSTGKSDPHQVEDYLDYFESLSIPLLEYCVNLSDSNGNTAMHYAVSHGNFDVVSILLDSKVCDVNQMNNAGYTSVMLVSLAKLKQPAHRTVVERLFKMADVNIRAKKHCQTALMLAVSHGNGDMVNMLLDAGADINIQDEDGSTALMCAAEHGRVDVIKHLLSHPECDSLVTDVDGSTAFKIAWQAGHRDVGLLIYVHEQMLRSKLPNRGDATRSSLISPPRHKRQPSQ, encoded by the exons atggtgctgCCAATGTTTTCCAGCCTGAGCAGTTTCACGTGCTATCCGCTGCTGGTCAGCGGATGCTCGGCTCTGCTAGTAAC CTCCCTGCAAGAGAAGCCACCGTCTGTGTCCAGTTTCCAGGCATCGGAGCCATTGCCCGAATCCCAAAGCTTCATCCGTCAACCGCAGAAGGATTCATTGGATCTGAGTCTCTTGGGCGAGGATGAGTTGATAGTCCGAGAGGAGAAGCGGGTGAGCATCAGCTGGTCGCGCGATGCCTCTCCAGCTCCGCTGATGACCTCCTCGGGCACTACCAAGTCCGAATCACCGGAACAGGAGCCGGCAATGAGCTCCTCAAGTGATTCAAGTCCGCCCATCGACGTCCAGATTGCCCAGGGAGCGCGCAAGAAGTCCAGCACTCCACTCAAATCTAGTCAGAGCGAGGGCTCCCAGGTGACCGTGATCGAACAGCCGGCCACCAAAGCCCAGCTCCACCAGCTGGCCCAGGCGGATTCGGAGCCCCGAAAAAA AACCGAGTTGTCCCAGAGCCTTAAAGACGCCCTCAAGATCATTAACGACTCGCTGCTGAAGAAGCTGGGCGCCAAACCCATATCCTCGCAGAGCCTCAAGTCGGCCAAGGCGACCATTCAGGATAACTGGTTCAACAACTCCAGTACTGGCAAATCCGATCCCCATCAGGTTGAGGATTATCTAGATTACTTTGAATCCCTGTCCATCCCATTGCTGGAGTACTGTGTCAACCTGTCCGACAGTAAT GGCAACACAGCCATGCACTATGCAGTCTCGCACGGCAACTTCGATGTGGTATCCATACTGCTGGATTCTAAGGTTTGCGATGTAAACCAGATGAATAACGCCGGATACACATCGGTGATGCTCGTATCGTTGGCCAAACTGAAGCAGCCCGCCCATCGGACAGTCGTCGAGCGACTGTTCAAGATGGCCGATGTCAACATACGGGCCAAGAAG CACTGCCAGACCGCTTTGATGCTCGCTGTGTCGCATGGTAACGGGGACATGGTCAATATGCTTCTGGACGCCGGAGCGGATATCAATATCCAGGACGAGGACGGCAGCACGGCACTGATGTGCGCCGCCGAGCACGGACGCGTAGATGTGATCAAGCACCTTTTGTCGCATCCCGAGTGCGATTCACTGGTCACCGATGTG GATGGCAGCACGGCCTTCAAGATCGCCTGGCAGGCTGGCCACCGGGATGTGGGACTACTCATCTACGTCCACGAGCAGATGCTGCGAAGCAAGCTGCCAAACCGCGGAGATGCCACAAGGAGCTCCCTGATTTCGCCACCGCGCCACAAGCGCCAGCCATCGCAGTAA